Within Diospyros lotus cultivar Yz01 chromosome 15, ASM1463336v1, whole genome shotgun sequence, the genomic segment tcttaatatatttCGCAACATATTCAACttgaagatttaaaaaaatatggggTCTAAAGATCGAGTGGATCTCGGTTGGCCACAATTTCACCGAGTGAGGCCTTGTCTTGAATCGCGTGGGGGTTGCTCCCCAATTGTTGCTTGCATTTCTACTTCTTTTTTAGATTACGCGTTATTACTCGTGTTCTCGTCGAACTCATCCCAAGGTCATCATGATGGAGTTAAATCAGATATGTGCTTGGGTGatcagatttattttttattttttattttttattttttttaagttgcgTCCATTGGCACTTATCAAGGACGActctcaaaaaaatttaaattttttacttctCTCAAAAAATGATTCCACACTTAATAACCTCCAACATAATTTTATAACCCACTCATTTGCCACCAAACTATGCCAATTAATTGGGAAGAAGCCCggccaattaattaattgtcttGCCGTGGGCCTTCTCcttccaaatattaattttttcctCAACCTTCAATTGTCAATTGATCTCCAAGCTCTGCAGgttcaattatttaattgtttaaattgtCAAGCTTCAACTTGAAGTTCCtgagattatttaaattaattaaatcctCAAGTGCAAGCTTCATATTTTAATGTTGTTAATGGTTTAAGACTTGTTTCcatggagtgcgattttgtaCATCTGCTTTAAAGCAAGTGCACATCACCTCAATTGATTTGGAggacaaaattatcaaattaccctctaaaattaagaaaattctatTCGCAACCCATAAAATTATTCTTCATAGTTCATATCATGCAAAATTCACGGTGCGAGAATTTCTCCAATCTCCACACCTTGCGGTGCGGTGGATTAAAAAACCTCCGCACTGCGAGGTGTGGGGGGCAAGGTAcggaggtttctgaaatcttcGTCTCGACCCTTCCCCACCCCGACGACGATGGTGGCGACCGTGATGCTGCCACCATCGCCCCGAGTCGAGGAACGCTAGGTTCCCCGACTATTGCCATGGCTAAGTTCCATGGTCGCGACTGCCATGGTTGTAAccatgcgtgtgtgtgtatatatatatgtgtgtgtgtatgtgtgtgtgtgtatatatacagaTGTGTTTGTATGTGGGGgggtcagccatggccgacccactctctttctctctctgcgACGGTCGCTAGGTGGGTCGGCTtccatggtcgcggccatggaaacgtgtgtgtatatatatgtgtgtgtgtgtatatatgtatgtgtgtgggtcggccatggcaactgaccccctttctctctcttttttttctgcTATAACTATGGggctaaaattgaaattttaaaattagtggaACATTTTGCATGAGGTGGGTTGTGAAGAACAATTTCACGGGCTGCAGATATAATTTTCCCCAAAACTATCTTgttttgtgttaatttggaGGGCAATTTGATGATTTTGCCCTCCAATTCAATGGAGACGGTGTGCACCTGAGTTAAAAGCAAGTGCACAAAATCGCACTTGTTTCCATGGGCCTTTTGCTTCCTCcaattttttcttgttaatttgGGTTTTTTACTATTGTTTTTGTGGATTTTGACTCCTTTATACACGTACTTGAATCACACGTTGACTCCTAGATTTTTAGTTGGACCTGTCACATGAGTCCGTTCCATATCCGAATTATCTATCACTTGTAGGACATATCAGTTGCTAATACAAACCCatataatttaggattttggCAAATATAATATTGCGGACGACCCAATATGGGggttaattatactaataataacTTAACTTTGCATTTTATTACTGTttagtcactgaattttgaaatgttacatattagtcattgatatttcaaaacggttactgtttagtcactgaactttgaaatgttacctattagttactgatatttcaaaattgttattagttagtcattgaactttaaaatattacctattagtcactgatatttcaaaactgttactgcttagtcactgaattttaaaatattacttgctaatcattgatatttcaaaatcgtttttcaCCCGTCACTcgatagtcactgaactttaagttcacaAGTGACAAATGAtaaacagttttgaaatattagtgactaacaagtaatattttaaaattcagtataacagttttgaaatatcagtgactaatagataatattttaaagttcaataacTAAGcagtaataattttgaaatattaatgactaacatgtaatatttcaaagttcaatGACTAAGCAGCaatcgttttgaaatatcagtgactaacaagtaatatttcaaagttcagtgactataTAGTAATAAAATGtaaagttgagttattattggtgtaattaacccaaTAGGGGATTTGATGTTAAACCAATTGATAgaagattctaattaaaataaaaactttccatATTAAAAGAGGGTCCGAGTTAAAAACCCAAACCCTTGAGATTAAGCTTATAAAAAGGTAAaggattttaattcaaattattttatgtttcgCTGTATATGtaagattttaattatactaataatttagttttaacatattttgatgtttttttatcaagttattacaaaaacaaaaaagagattatagtatttatattatattagttttaatttatatagatattttttattgggttcaaaccaaaaaaaaaaatcatctcacTGATTTGACATATTAAGAGGGTAATttaatctatatataaatatattgtgttATCTGTTCGAGTTGGGGCTCGCTCAAATTAATAAGCCGAGCACGGCTCGGTTTGTCAATTAAAGTAATGCTCTAGCTCAAACTATGCTAATTTTACTCTAACTCGAACCAAACTTTTAGGCTCTATTCAAATTCAAGTTCGAGCTTGagtttataataaaatttgtcAAGTTAAATCGATCTAAGtgaaattgactcatttgcacATCTGTCTCTTTTTAATAAATCCTTCTAATTTACATTATGAGACTCATTCGACGCGTTTAAAGTCAGTGCGGGGgacagacagagagagagagaaaaaagctGAAGCCGACGATTCCTTCGACAAGACAACAACACGCGTCTCCTCCACCTCCGCGACACTTTTtcattctttaattaattaaattgggcCCCTTCCTGGAATTTGTCAATGATTACGACTCAAAGGTTCACATACGTTCTGCTAATTCAATATATGCCTTCTcacttagagagagagagctctctTAGACATTCCTCTGTCAGAAATCATTGCCTTCTCActtaaagaaagagagagaaaaaagctGGGATCCCTAGACATTCCTTTATCAAATATGATTGTAGAAAAATCTTGACAGTTAGAGAAGACGATCCAAGGGCTCAccgaataagaataaaaaaacaaaattgctcctttactttgtaaatttgtaagTTATTGTCCTGTTTTCTCCTTTTTACTCCTATGGTCGTCGTCCCATTGACCTCGCTGCTCCTCGTATCTATTGCCTCGTTACCATTATCGTCTCGCCTTCCCAACAATCACTGTACGATGAGGCAAGACGAGACGGCAATGACAACGAGGTGGCAATGGCCATgcgagggaaaagaaaaaagcagGGCAATAGCttgcaaatttgtaaagtggATAAGGACAATTTTGTCAATTTACCCCATTCAATAGCCACATCGGTAAGTTTATTTGGTCATGTAGAATGACTCTATTATATTGCTTTCTCACTTTTGACAATTCAATGTTTTCGGCTCAAATCTATCTTTTGGCATTCGTACAAATAAAGGAtcatcttatatttattttatgtgttACGTCATAGATTATATaatgtattataaataataaaaatattttttatgtcatTCATTATTTTGAACGAgaagtatttaattattttgagtaAGGTATATTTTGAACATTGTACCCAAGCTTCTGAGAGTTACTATAGGAAGGCCTGGGAGGAGCGAAGGTCCTACGCCAGCAACACGATTGCTGCAGACTTGGCCTAGAAATTGGCCACACAACTGCTACCCAACCAACCCAATGGTTAATTTGtatgacaattttttttattttattcttttcttcttggattttcacacacatacatatatacatatgtgcattcatatatttatacatctactaatttagttaaattttactattatcCCACTTAATTTAATTCACActtaatttattaaatcaaaattatctTTCAAGTCTTGATCGCGCTGACATCAATTAAAGTTTGtccaaaatcatatttaatttatgcaaGTCAATTATCacaagataaaatttatttaaaatttaaagaaatttaaggCATGCAACTGCCTTTTGATCTTACTTTTACGTAGACATattgtttttataattaagttattattattcttttttcaaaaattataaacactttttgTTTTTCACCCAATTCTTTTTGCTTTTTACATTGTGTATGAAACAAATCTTTTGCTATGTTtacttgtttgtttgttaaCTTAATTTAAGGATCGGTATAAAACCCTAGCGATCATCGCCTCTCCATTATCTTCAATCCATTCATTTTCAGTTCTTGTGCCCAAGTTTAGCCAATCCCGAGTTGCTCAAACAATATGGAAGATGGCTCCAATTCCTTCACAATAACCCCAGAAAGACTGGAAGAACTGGTTCAAGCCAACAAAATCACTGATATTGTTGCTGCTTTAAAGACCAACATTGATTCTGGAATATATGGAACCCGTGAAGACCTCAACCGAAGAACCGAAGTATTCGGATCCAACACTTTGGAATATCGGCCTTCTCTTGTCGACGCCAAAGGATTCCACCAACTCATTCTCGAAGCTCTCAAAGATTCACCAGTTATCCTCTTGCTGTTCTGTGCAACGCTCTCTACTGTGATTGGGATCAAAAGGAGTGGGCTTCGACAAGGGGTTCTTGATGGGGCCATCGTACTTCTTCCCATATTCATAGCTGTTAACTTTGGAGCCATTTTCAGGTTTGCGAAGGCTAGAAGGACGAGGAGGTTACAGAGGAAAGCGAAAACAAATGTGAAGATTTTGAGAAATGGGGAAGTTCATGAGCTACCTGTTCCTGAAGTGGTAGTTGGTGATGTTATCTGTCTGGAGCCAGGCGATTGTGTCCCCGCCGACGGGCTGCTGATCAACGACCGCGATTCTTTAAAGCTGGATGATGATCGGTGTGATGGGTACCGGAATCAGCTTTCTTTGTTCGCGGGTGCAAAAGTGTGTAACAATAACAGAATTGTTAAATCAAAAAGTGCCACACACTCAGTATTCACAGCCATAAGATCATATTTATTTCGAAGCAGATAATTTTCTGATTTTGAGGtcatgactaatttattttatttatcgtTTCAAGGTGGTGGAAGGGAACTGCCGGATGCTGGTGACATCAGTTGGGAAGAACACAGAGAAGAGCAAGCTGACAAAATCACTGAGTTTTCGCCACCAAAAAGAGCCATCCAAACTGGAGATTTCCATTGCGAAGATGAACTCTCGCTTGGAAAGGGTCTGGTTGATTGCCTTACTGCTTGATCTCGCAGTGCAAGCAGTGAAATGCTTCGTTTGGGGATCCTTCCAATGCGATAAAGATCACAATCCCGATCCCATAGGTGTGAAGGACACAGTCGAGGAGATAATGGAGGAGTTCACAAAACTAATGATGAAGCAAGGGTTCAGATTTTATCGCTTGGTTGCAATGATTTacttattgatcttttcttcgAGAGATGGGTTGCCTTGGGGAATCTCTCTATCTCTAGCTTATGCAGCCAGGAAACTAATGGAGCTGTATCAAGCCAAAGTCCAAAAACAAGCAGCTTCTGCAACATTGGGCTTGATCACCACAGTTCTCTTGGAAAAAACCAGCGATTTGAACTTGAATATGGAAGCATGTAAAGAATATGGCATAGATATCAAGCTGGTTGTAGATGATGATCTGAACACTGCAACTTTCATGGGCAACAACTCTGGAATTACCGTGGAAGACGGAATACAGATCACTGAAGCATCAGAATTTCGAAACCTCTCCGAAAAACACCAATTAAACATGGCAGATGGGATCAATGTAATAATGGCCGGCTCCTCCCAGTCCGAAAAGCTGCTGTTGTTGCAGCTCCTGAAGAAGGAAGGCCAAGTCGTTGCTTTTGTCGGAGCCTCTTCGAGGGACTCTCCGGTGCTAGAAGAAGCAGATTTAGGGTTTTCAGTGGGTGAAAATGCTGGAGAATTGGACAAGGAGGCCTCGGATGTCATCATAATAGGCCAGAAATCTGTCACTAATATCTTCCCTATTTTAGGGTTTGGAAGGTTTGTCTGCAACAACATCCAAAAGTTTGTGCAGTTGCAGCAAACTCTCAATATTTCTGCCTTCACCATAAACTACATTTTTCTACTTTCCAACATGCGGGAGCCAATTGGGCTTTTGGAGCTCTTGTGGGTTAACCTAATTATGGACATTTTTGGTGCCTTGGCTCTAGCACAGCCACCACCAATTACAGAGACTGCAATGGACCCACCAAAATTTGGTGAAAAGGGATTTCAATATTTAACCAAGAGGGTGTGGAGAAACATAGTTGTTCAAGCTTGCTATCAAGTCGCTGTTGTATTGATCCTTTACTTCAAGGGGAAATGGATTCTAGGCACAAATCAAAAGATCTTGGAAGCCATGATCTTCAACTGTTACGTGGGCTGCCAGGTCATTGTGTTGATCAATGCTAGAGGAATCCAATAtggaagaaaggagaataaCATGTTTTGGGTCCTTGTTGCGGCCATTGTTATCCTGCAAGTAGCATTCATGGAGATTATGCCAGTTCTCTCTCATATGGGAAGGCTAGATCTCAAACAATGGGTTCTCTGTGTTGGAATAGCAGCGTTCTCTTTGCCTCTTGGATGGGTTGCCAAATAGAAGGGCTTCATCATGTGCAGCAGACGATGATGATATTGACGATGTGGGTTTCTAAATATGATATGTACCTTTGCAATTATATGTAAAAAAGTCGAGATGATGATTTCAAAAGCCTATTTAAAAAGCTGGAGAATGCCTGCCATAAATaatgttgatgatgataatgatgatgtaAGGTTTCCAAATATGATATGTACAGAACAATACTTGCTGTCTTTTATCCTTTGTGATTACAAGTCTATATGATGTTGtgtaatgttattttaaaaatgatagtgatgatgatatatataaGGTTCCCAAATATAATTCGAACAAACCATGCATTTGAATGTCATACACTAAACTTCGTTGCATTTGAGTAGTtaaggttgtgttctctttactgttttcaagttatttttaattttttattttttaaaataataaaaacgtgttctctttactattttcaaaaatacatttttgaaaataaacaaaaaatttaaaaaaattataaaaaaaactcaaaacaataaaaagttattttaaatattttcatccaaaacaaactctaaattcaaaacacatttatttatttatcttttattattgtaatggaaaaaaatattacaaaatttattaactttaaaatgtatatatatttttaataatatattaacattaaatatttataatttattaaataattaaatttattaaataaaatattgttaaaaaatatttttaaaattttaaagagaacgtattttttaattttttattttgaaaaataatttttttaaaataataaagagaatgtatttttaatcttttaaaaatagactattaaaataaaaaattaaaaataaatttaaaattcaaaactaaaaattaaaaaattaaaagaatgcaACCTAATTCATTCATCTGTTCGtgttgggaaaaaaattaaaaataaaataaaataaaaataggacaataaaaatatccctttTGTTTGCTTTTTTCCCCCAATAAAAATATCGCTTGGAATTGAACATGAAAAACCATGATATTAATGCATGAAAAGGATACTAATGCATCAACCAGCCCCTAGGAGCAGCTCTATCAAACTGGGGCCCACAGAATCTATTTCCTTCCGTGCAATCTATTTCCGTAGAGTTGAAAAATGCCGTCAATTTAAAGCCATGTATCCATGCATGAAAGTGCTGTCAAATCAAAAACGCAGCCGCTTCCGTGCAATCTATTTCCATAGAGTTTGAAAAATGCCGTCAATTTAAAGCCATGTATCCATGCATGAAAGTGCTGTCAAATCAAAAACGCAGCCGCTTCCGTGCAATCCACTTTCGTAGAGTTGAAAAATAGGGTGAAATTTCAATTCCCACTCCAATTTCTAAGAATTTTAGGCCCTATTTGATAGCCTAATTTTTCTTTAGAAAAGAGATTTTTTCCACCTAATTTTCCATCTATGCAGTGTTTGACAGCCAAAATTTTTCtaggaattcattttctcatttcttgtcATGTGATagctttttccttcaaattaagGAAATCAAATTCTTTGGAGGAAGAGCTCCaattttctaggcaattgagACAGCAACCCATTGTGTTATGTTCCCATCTTCATCCTTTTCAACTTCCATGGAGATCTACAGCTAGAGAGACAGAGAGCGAATGAGAGGGAGAGCcggcgagcgagagagagaggcagcgagagAGAGGGCGAGCAAGCGATGGGTCAGTAATGGTGAGCGACGACGGGTGGGTGAGGTAGCAGATctgtatgtatgtgtgcgtgaatatatatagaattttttgtgttaatatatatgtgtgtattagTGTGCGTAtagtatatatgtgtatctgtgtgtatatatatatatttatgtatatatgtatgttgtaTAGGAATTCagtatttttcaatacattttcactaatgaattccatggaaaatgtgttatttttcatagaaaataatgcctatcaaacacaaaatatcaagaaaatgaccaaattctatgaaaaatattaccaatcaaacaccaaaagatggaaattaacatcattttctagatagaaaattatatcaatcaaatagcttaaacttctaattttcaagaattcattttcccaggaattcaattccttggaattcattttctttccacccaaattcTACCCttacaatcaaacgcacccttaattctttgatttcaagaaaaatatttactttctgaactaaaattaaattcgaatttcatgaaattgaaaagttatttgatagaatttcttgaaatttagatggaaaatgaattacaccctcatttttcatgtttatcaaacgcacccttaatATGACAAACCGATGGTTTGACGACCAGATACTAAAACTATTTGGATGAAAGTGCTATCAAATCAAAGCGGGTGTCTCCATGCATGAAAGTGATATATTCGGATGCTTCCTTCTTCTTTGCAAAATCCCCAACTCCATTCTCATCTGTCTGCATTTACagaacacaataaaaattaaatcaacttTTTTAATTTCCACCAAATCATCATCACCCCCTAAGAAAAAAACAACATAGCAACTAAGAAAATTaatgtaaaagaaaagaaaatataaatatatatatataaatatatgaatgtATGTATGAATGTATATAAATAGTCTCATCAGTCACAATCGTCGTTGTCGGCGACCATCGTCGGTCAAAAATTCCCACGATCAACGCCTATCATTAAAAACACTAAGTTAAGAGAATTAACatacaaaaaattgaactaGATTTAACtgttaaatttttatagatctaatttttaattttcgatcaCAGCATAAAAATGCACTGTTAGCCGCCACCGACCATCGTGGCTGGTGGTTTCCAgtgatcagaggcaaccacccgacatCTAATGGTCCATCgactaacatacccaaaaatcagtAAGATCTAACGACCTAATCTAcgtaaatctaaatttaaaatttcaactaaactcaaatatcacgtatatacgtatatataatGGATCTGTGATAAAAATCATTGTGAATATGTTTAAAAGATTTATCTCCTTCTATATCAAGGCCAATAAAAATACTATACCCGCAAGCAATTCTCATAAATAACTTTTACAAATAAATGGAACACACataaaaatgaataatagtcttatttaaaattaaaaataaaatgaaataaaaataaggacaataaaaatatccttttTGAATTGAACATGAAAAACCATGATACTAATGCATGAAAAGGATACTAATGCATCAACCAGCCCCTAGGAGCAGCTCTTTCAAACTGGGGCCCACAGAATCGATTTCCTTCGTCTATTTAAAGCCATGTATGCATGCATGAAAGTGCTGTCAAATCAAAAACGCAGCTGCTTCCGTGCAATTTTGCTTTGAAAATTAGTCTGACAAACCGATGGTTTGATTTGATGACCAAATACTAATTGATAGAACCGATCATCCCCAATCTCCTCTTTAATTACCCAGTTTTCCTATCTCCTCTTTGGTCACAAATCCAAGCCCCACCAGCACCCGATCGAGAGCTAGGAATTGAACATGAAAAAAATCCACCTGAAATAAACACTAGATTCATATATTAAAAGAGAGGAGATTAtagtatttatattttgttagttttaatttatatatagataattcTTATTGGATTAATCaaaccaaatataaaaaaaattatttcattaatttgacacattaaaagaatatttgatctatatatctatatattgtgTTACGATCTTCAATCAATTCTTATAACTTACGTTAGGAGACTTTAAAGTCAGGTGCGGTGAGAGTTTTGTTtcctacctctctctctctctctctctctctctctctctctctctctctctctctctctctcgtttagACCCAGATTGGCCCCTCCACGAATTTCCCTTTTGAAGAGTTGAACCAAGGAAGATGCCCATGATTGCTACTCTTCTTCGTGAAAGTTACTTAAAAAGCTGTAGAGTTAAACATAGAGTTTTTGACAATTCCAATGTTGTCTAGTGTGATGTACcatatgttgcacggaaacacttTATAGGTGTCGTTTCTCCATTTCAAAAACGTTTAGGAAATGTTTTCTATTTCCGTTTCGAACTCTATTTATGTctacttttttagaaaaatgtccgttttcacgtttccgtttcctatcgaaaacgtttctcatttttgtttttgtttttgtgcaaCATAGGTACCATGCATCAGGCATTCCCAAACTACATGCCTTAAAAGTCAAGTCAAGGTGTGTAAGTGcgggttgcaaatagaatttttctaatttttttttatcaaaatatctttgggCATTCATACAAATGTATTTGTAAATAATCTTTTGCCTTTTACATTGTGTATGAACaatgtaaaaataaatgaatttactTATTTACTTGTCTATTATATCAGGTTGACTCTAAAATCATAGCAACATAaactgtaatacccgggaataatttgaggataaaaatgatatttgataaagggcataaatgaaattttacaaaaaataagactatagggtacactaacacagctttggacgaccgaattagtcaaagggagtaccccggaccctagatagtcaaggaaaatggtatagtgatgacaagtgatttaaattatgatttttagtgataaaagaaatgtgatcggaaacagttttcagtacagcaaaaatacagctgccaattaggtcgtattaccgaattgttatagatgatATCCGAAAAATTAACAGAGTGTGTCTagaactaatatttgatgtatagaacaacccttaagtggtttcgggttaaaacgaatggatttgaggtcaaatcgatcaatcgggtctaagtgtaattttctaaaaatgcccgagggaggtcaaaacagtaatttttcaaaagtttcaagggagaaatgagaagtactaatctggtgggtcttagtggtatagttggataattaaagggcttgaggataagggccaaaataaaaaaagaagttgaagaggggccaaaatgcaatttttggaaaTCTGCCAAAGTATGGCAGATTTGGCAGGAAAATCTGGAAGATTGGCGACCAAGTTTCATCATGGCATGGGCAAGGACAGCCTAGGAGGCGTGTGGGAAGAGATTTGGCtagaaatcggccacgtgggggtcaaatttggcctataaatatcAAGAGTTTTTGGCCGAATTTGGAGCATTAAATTGCTCGGTTTTGAGGGCAAATCGAGAGAAGCCAATAAAgagcttttgatccttgagggaaggggatcatttctggagattttggaaatttttgtagtatagagggtgttttcgcatatatatacatattgcgtAAAGTTTCAAATCAGGTTGTAGAGTGATCAATCGAGGGATCTAATAAGGGGATTTTGGTCGCAAGGCTATGGGTAGAAaatctggaaagtttcgtgtcaatcggagttcgaatcgaagGCCAATTTGATTCGCCGGAGTTTGGTGGCAGGATAGGTTTGGCCAACTGTTTTCGGCCAAATCAGAAGGCTTCCGGTGGTTTTTTCTGAGCAAGATAGATACCATTGGGATTGACTAAGGGAGAGGATCAGCCTAGTGTCGTCGTTTCAATTTTCCGGTGTGTCGTCGCTGGAGAAGATGACTGgaggtattttttgtatttttttaaatgctaaaaatatagaaaatttgataaaaaaatagaattaaaggaattaaaattatggaaaaatatccataaattcaagGAGAAGGAATAGTTTATTTGgttgaatttttatcttggaaatttcttgaggaaataattatttttgatttttgaaaggaaatgtaaatggaaaataaatatgagggatttttataaaatttt encodes:
- the LOC127791494 gene encoding putative calcium-transporting ATPase 13, plasma membrane-type translates to MEDGSNSFTITPERLEELVQANKITDIVAALKTNIDSGIYGTREDLNRRTEVFGSNTLEYRPSLVDAKGFHQLILEALKDSPVILLLFCATLSTVIGIKRSGLRQGVLDGAIVLLPIFIAVNFGAIFRFAKARRTRRLQRKAKTNVKILRNGEVHELPVPEVVVGDVICLEPGDCVPADGLLINDRDSLKLDDDRCDGYRNQLSLFAGAKVVEGNCRMLVTSVGKNTEKSKLTKSLSFRHQKEPSKLEISIAKMNSRLERVWLIALLLDLAVQAVKCFVWGSFQCDKDHNPDPIGVKDTVEEIMEEFTKLMMKQGFRFYRLVAMIYLLIFSSRDGLPWGISLSLAYAARKLMELYQAKVQKQAASATLGLITTVLLEKTSDLNLNMEACKEYGIDIKLVVDDDLNTATFMGNNSGITVEDGIQITEASEFRNLSEKHQLNMADGINVIMAGSSQSEKLLLLQLLKKEGQVVAFVGASSRDSPVLEEADLGFSVGENAGELDKEASDVIIIGQKSVTNIFPILGFGRFVCNNIQKFVQLQQTLNISAFTINYIFLLSNMREPIGLLELLWVNLIMDIFGALALAQPPPITETAMDPPKFGEKGFQYLTKRVWRNIVVQACYQVAVVLILYFKGKWILGTNQKILEAMIFNCYVGCQVIVLINARGIQYGRKENNMFWVLVAAIVILQVAFMEIMPVLSHMGRLDLKQWVLCVGIAAFSLPLGWVAK